One Rhododendron vialii isolate Sample 1 chromosome 2a, ASM3025357v1 genomic region harbors:
- the LOC131317425 gene encoding uncharacterized protein LOC131317425 translates to MTSKPDGGRQQATLADQSELNLPTTTVDPTKPFTPIRNNQPWKIAASGRGEPQRGGRDVATVQCYNCQAMGHYKRECPQPPRERTGSFGGQKAQQPGQAGFGKQNPGGPSQQLNGQNKGKQPLGTQQNTRGHIFALQTEEQEQDPSVIQEIANLRLTCDLRVIDIADFDVILGMDWLLAHRAVIDCHQKMVTAHTSEGTHFRFKGDRQTEEHEEHLRIVLQVLRDSQLYAKASKCESWLDVVKFLEHVVSKEGIAVDESKVEAVLNWKHPTSMFEIRSFLGLAGYYRRFISDFSTLAKPMTRLTQKGMKLDWNEACEKSFQELKKRLTSAPILIIPERGVNYTVYCDASRDGLRCVLMQNGKVVAYGSRQLRPHEKNYPTHDLELAAVYHPGKANVVADALSRKEKAQKVKTTIKEWEMVDTLNEFNLRPSSKNGNARLYALVAEPTLHREILLAQTSKQDCEFIQYRIRAGKALPGWTIEKDNSLKFKGKDVLVGRNEEGHSPIRATCLVCQQVKAEHQKPGGDLQPLPIPTWKWEHISMDFVTGLLRSAKSNTAIWVIVDRLTKSAHFLPMKMTENVEQLSLLYIREIVRLHGKGLQKALGTDVRLSTAFHPQTDGQTERTIQTLEDMLRACALDFFGNWEQHLPLVEFAYNNSYQVSIGMAPYEALYDRPCRSPVCWTDTGDMGLIGPDIVRDTTEKIRPKKGVIRFGKKGKLSPRYIGPFDIVEKIGKVAYHLALPPQLDKVHNVFHVSMLRKYLALPTHVLNWEDITIKDDATYEEEPIEIQDRSEKIIRNKTIKLVRVLWKHRGSGEITWEREETMKANYPHLFESEQFGGVTWEAPPDRMVLMMYGPDHFGQNFPRES, encoded by the exons atgacttcaaaacccgatggaggaaggcaacaGGCAACACTGGCGGACCAATCCGAACTCAACCTTccaacaacaaccgtggaccctaccAAACCCTTCACCCCGATCCGAAATAACCAACCTTGGAAGATTGCTGCATCAGGACGTGGCGAACCACAGAGGGGTGGCAGAGACGTAGCGACAGTACAGTGCTAtaactgtcaggctatgggccactacaaACGAGAATGCCCCCAACCCCCGAGGGAGAGAACTGGAAGCTTTGGAGGCCAGAAGGCTCAACAGCCAGGACAAGCCGGATTTGGGAAGCAAAACCCCGGAGGTCCATCACAGCAGCTGAACGGGCAGAACAAGGGGAAGCAGCCTTTGGGAACCCAACAGAACACTAGAGGGCACATCTTTGCGCTACAAACTGAAGAGCAGGAACAGGATCcttctgtgatccaag aaatagccaacctacgTCTGACCTGCGATCTTAGAGTGATCGATATCGCGGATTTCGACGTTATCcttggaatggactggctatTAGCTCaccgagcggtcatagactgccatcagaaaaTGGTGACGGCTCATACCTCCGAAGGAACTCATTtccgttttaagggggatagacaaacg GAGGAGCATGAGGAACACCTTCGGATAGtgctacaagtactccgagatagccaactttatgccaaggcaagtaaatgtGAGTCTTGGCTAGacgtggttaagttcttggagcacgtagtatccaaggaaggaaTCGCGGTGGACGAAAGCAAAGTCGAAGCAGTGCTAAATTGGAAACACCCGACCTCGATGTTTGAAATCAGAAGCTTCCTAGGATTGGCTGGATATTACCGGAGATTCATATCAGATTTCTCGACCTTAGCCAAACCCATGACTAGGCTGACTCAGAAAGGaatgaagctggattggaatgaagcctgcgAGAAATCTTTTCAAGAGTTGAAGAAGAGACTGACCAGTGCAccgatactcatcattcccgagCGGGGTGTAAATTATACGGTTTACTGCGATGCGTCAAGAGATGGCTTGAGATGTGTGCTGATGCAGAACGGAAAGGTTGTAGCCTACGGATCACGACAACTCCGACCCCACGAGAAGAACTATCCCACCCACGACTTAGAATTAGCTGCAGTA TATCACCCTGGCAAGGCCAATGTGGTAGCTGACGCTCTAAGCCGAAAGGAGAAGGCGCAAAAGGTCAAAACAACCattaaggaatgggagatggtagaTACTctcaacgagttcaacctgcgaccGTCGTCAAAAAATGGGAACGCTCGATTGTACGCTTTAGTTGCGGAACCAACACTTCACCGAGAAATATTACTGGCCCAAACCTCTAAGCAGGACTGTGAGTTCATCCAGTATCGAATCCGAGCAGGAAAGGCGCTACCAGGATGGACAATCGAGAAGGATAACAGCCTGAAATTCAAGGGAAAG gacgtactggtgggaaggaatgaagaaggacaTAGCCCGATTCGTGCTACCTGTCTAGTGTGCCAGCAAGTTAAGGCTGAACACCAGAAACCTGGAGGAGACCTTCAACCATTACCAATTCCAACCTGGAAATGGGAGCACATCTCAATGGACTTTGTGACTGGACTACTGAGATCTGCCAAATCCAACACTGCAATCTGGGTGATtgtggatcgactcaccaaatctGCGCATTTTCTGCCTATGAAAATGACGGAGAACGTGGAGCAACTGAGCCTGTTGTACATTCGAGAGATTGTACGCCTTCATGGA AAAGGATTACAGAAAGCTTTGGGAACAGACGTAAGGCTTAGTACAGCCTTCCACCCCCAAACAGATGGACAAACAGAGAGGACAATACAGACATTGGAGGACATGCTGAGAGCCTGTGCCCTGGATTTCTTCGGAAATTGGGAACAGCACCTACCCTTGGTGgagtttgcctacaacaacagctaccaaGTAAGTATTGGGATGGCGCCATACGAAGCTCTCTACGACCGACCTTGTCGATCCCCAGTCTGCTGGACAGATACTGGAGACATGGGATTAATTGGACCTGACATAGTGCGGGATACCACAGAGAAG ATCAGACCGAAGAAGggagtcatcagatttgggaagaagggaaaactATCCCCACGCTACATCGGACCCTTTGACATTGTAGAGAAGATTGGGAAGGTTGCGTATCATCTAGCCCTGCCACCGCAGCTAGACAAAGTTCATAACGTATTTCACGTTTCGATGCTTCGCAAGTACCTCGCCttacccacccatgttctcaattgggaagacatcaccATCAAGGACGACGCGACATATGAAGAGGAACCCATAGAGATTCAAGACCGAAGTGAGAAGATAATCCGAAACAAGACCATCAAATTGGTAAGAGTTCTGTGGAAGCACCGTGGATCTGGAGAAATCACatgggaaagagaagagaccATGAAAGCAAACTACCCTCACCTGTTCGAATCCGAGC